Proteins co-encoded in one Bradyrhizobium sp. 170 genomic window:
- a CDS encoding DNA cytosine methyltransferase, with protein sequence MRPRAGADGGHCRGLPQAGGAGSAAALTAWYNEIDAYAAGWLRNLISERLIADGEVDTRSIVDVRADELAGFDQLHFFAGIGGWSLALRRAGWPDARPVWTGSCPCQPFSLLGKQAGYADPRHLWPTWARLIRERRPATVFGEQLATAPRWLRLVRGDLEALGYAVGALPVEAACAGAEQLRDRYWFVAHRDIERGESAGAWLRRGGSASEARHDAGGRGVLVNGIEPGLERHAGHVDQAREESQAARSAAEAGLQFGSGAVANSAGLGGGTGLRQGLTIIDGDGAASDSRAFDLAICLIDGKVRRVKPGLHLVADGIPARVDKLRALGNAIDPRPAAAFIRAAMQCIGAGP encoded by the coding sequence ATGCGACCGCGAGCTGGAGCTGATGGAGGCCATTGCCGAGGACTACCGCAAGCTGGCGGCGCAGGAAGCGCTGCCGCTTTGACCGCCTGGTACAACGAGATTGATGCCTATGCCGCAGGATGGCTCAGGAATCTCATCAGCGAACGGCTCATCGCCGACGGCGAAGTCGATACACGATCAATTGTCGATGTTCGCGCTGATGAACTTGCCGGATTCGACCAGCTGCATTTCTTCGCAGGCATCGGCGGATGGTCGCTCGCCTTGCGACGAGCGGGATGGCCTGACGCTCGACCTGTTTGGACAGGAAGCTGCCCCTGTCAGCCGTTCTCGCTGCTCGGCAAGCAGGCTGGATACGCAGACCCACGGCACCTTTGGCCGACTTGGGCTCGGCTCATCCGCGAGCGACGACCTGCAACGGTCTTTGGCGAACAGCTTGCGACCGCTCCTCGCTGGCTCCGACTTGTGCGAGGTGATCTGGAGGCGCTGGGTTACGCCGTGGGGGCGCTGCCTGTCGAGGCCGCATGCGCGGGTGCGGAGCAGCTTCGTGATCGATATTGGTTTGTGGCCCACCGCGACATCGAGCGCGGAGAATCCGCAGGTGCGTGGCTTCGGCGCGGCGGCAGCGCATCCGAAGCGCGGCACGACGCTGGCGGGCGCGGCGTTCTGGTCAACGGCATCGAGCCGGGATTGGAAAGACACGCCGGGCATGTCGATCAAGCGCGAGAAGAATCGCAAGCGGCTCGATCAGCTGCCGAGGCAGGTCTTCAATTCGGAAGTGGTGCTGTGGCCAACAGCGCGGGCCTCGGAGGCGGGACCGGACTTCGCCAAGGCCTCACGATCATCGACGGGGATGGCGCTGCCAGCGATAGCCGCGCGTTCGATCTCGCCATCTGCCTCATCGACGGAAAAGTGCGGCGCGTTAAACCCGGACTTCACCTTGTGGCTGATGGGATTCCCGCCCGAGTGGATAAGCTGCGCGCCCTCGGAAACGCCATCGATCCAAGACCCGCCGCCGCCTTCATCCGCGCCGCGATGCAATGCATCGGAGCTGGGCCATGA
- a CDS encoding AAA family ATPase: MPDFEDEDHKTLSPDDIIVPFDDARRRRGRAEEGEQQQRVVFVAAPYIWTDPQNIPLRDWLYGRLLVRRFLTVTIAPGGVGKSSLIAAEALAMVSGRDLLGVKPVRRLRVWLWNLEDPQEETTRKIQSAAKHFHLTADDISERLFVNSGRDHALVIAKEIRGGTIILRPVIDNIVQQVKEHAIDVLEVDPFVSCHEVSENDNSAIDMIAKEWSRVAELANCAVHLVHHTRKAPAGTEVTTDSSRGAKALTDAARVARALNQMTEEEGAKAGVDNHRLFFRAFNDKANLAPPVTVSDWFRLASVWLENGPAGGDSVGVVTHWDYPDPLSGITGIDFAKVAVAIRSGDWRKDVRSSFWVGKAVAKALGLDVEEKADKAKIVGLIKVWLSAGSLMVVEGFDEQRRPREFVQVCDAE; encoded by the coding sequence GTGCCCGACTTTGAGGATGAGGATCACAAGACGCTTTCGCCAGACGATATCATCGTGCCGTTCGATGATGCGCGCAGGCGGCGCGGCAGGGCCGAGGAAGGCGAGCAGCAGCAGCGCGTCGTCTTCGTCGCTGCGCCGTACATCTGGACCGATCCGCAGAACATCCCGCTGCGCGACTGGCTGTACGGGCGGCTACTGGTGCGGCGATTCCTGACCGTGACCATTGCGCCAGGCGGCGTCGGCAAGTCATCCCTGATCGCCGCCGAGGCCTTGGCGATGGTTTCAGGCCGCGATCTGCTCGGCGTGAAGCCGGTACGCAGGCTCAGGGTCTGGCTGTGGAATCTCGAAGACCCGCAGGAAGAGACCACGCGCAAAATTCAGTCGGCAGCAAAGCATTTCCATCTGACGGCGGACGACATCAGCGAGCGGCTGTTCGTCAATTCGGGCCGCGATCATGCGCTGGTGATCGCCAAGGAAATTCGCGGCGGCACCATCATTCTGCGGCCCGTCATCGACAACATCGTGCAGCAGGTCAAGGAGCACGCCATCGATGTGCTGGAGGTCGATCCGTTCGTCAGCTGCCATGAAGTGTCCGAGAACGACAACAGCGCGATCGACATGATCGCCAAGGAATGGAGCCGGGTCGCCGAGCTGGCGAATTGCGCGGTCCATCTCGTGCATCATACCCGCAAAGCGCCAGCGGGCACCGAGGTCACGACCGACTCTAGCCGAGGAGCCAAGGCGCTCACCGATGCGGCGCGCGTGGCGCGGGCGCTGAACCAGATGACCGAGGAGGAAGGCGCGAAGGCGGGCGTCGATAATCATCGGCTGTTCTTCCGCGCATTCAACGACAAGGCGAATCTCGCGCCGCCGGTCACCGTGTCGGATTGGTTCCGGCTGGCCAGCGTCTGGCTGGAGAACGGCCCCGCTGGCGGTGACAGCGTCGGCGTGGTGACGCATTGGGACTACCCCGATCCGCTGTCAGGCATCACCGGCATCGACTTCGCCAAGGTCGCCGTCGCGATCCGCAGCGGCGACTGGCGCAAGGATGTGCGGTCCAGCTTCTGGGTCGGCAAGGCGGTGGCGAAAGCGCTGGGCCTGGACGTCGAGGAAAAGGCCGACAAGGCCAAGATCGTCGGCCTGATCAAGGTGTGGTTATCAGCGGGCAGTTTGATGGTGGTGGAGGGCTTCGATGAACAGCGCCGACCGAGGGAATTTGTGCAGGTGTGCGATGCGGAATAA
- a CDS encoding N-acetylmuramoyl-L-alanine amidase — protein sequence MSYKRVVMSSGHGKHVRGASGILDEVDEARRVVERVATELRNRAVEVTTYHDDVSRSQNENLNRIVDFHNSKQRDLDVSVHFNAYEQVSKPMGTEVLYVTQSGLAAQVSSAIAAAGGFINRGAKKRTDLFFLNNTAMPSILIEVCFVDSEADAYLYDGNFEAICDAIADVLGGVEEGEITPSPPQPDAALHVVGKVSYFGGPDDKGVSASEGLAFISKVDEKPELFLPYQPEGTTGLARRLNPHIHYVACRWDYNKTPKLMMLQQVALVRAPSTGIEMKAFPADWGPNQNTGRVADISPGLMEDLGIQTDDEVEVIFPY from the coding sequence ATGAGCTACAAGCGGGTCGTCATGTCGTCCGGTCACGGCAAGCACGTGCGCGGTGCCAGCGGCATCCTTGATGAAGTCGATGAAGCGCGCAGGGTGGTCGAGCGGGTCGCCACCGAGCTGCGCAATCGAGCCGTCGAAGTCACGACGTACCACGATGATGTCAGCAGAAGCCAGAACGAGAACCTGAACCGGATAGTGGACTTCCACAATTCCAAGCAGCGCGATCTCGACGTGTCGGTGCATTTCAATGCTTACGAGCAGGTCTCGAAGCCGATGGGCACCGAGGTGCTGTACGTGACGCAAAGCGGCCTCGCCGCCCAGGTATCCAGCGCCATCGCCGCCGCCGGCGGCTTCATCAATCGCGGTGCGAAGAAGCGAACGGATTTGTTCTTCCTGAACAACACCGCGATGCCGTCGATCCTGATCGAGGTCTGCTTCGTGGACAGCGAGGCGGATGCCTATCTCTACGATGGGAATTTCGAAGCGATCTGCGATGCCATTGCGGATGTGCTCGGCGGCGTTGAGGAAGGCGAGATAACACCGTCGCCGCCGCAGCCGGATGCAGCGCTCCATGTCGTCGGCAAGGTTTCCTATTTCGGCGGCCCAGACGACAAGGGCGTGTCGGCGAGCGAAGGGCTGGCCTTCATCAGCAAGGTCGATGAGAAGCCGGAATTGTTCCTACCGTACCAACCTGAAGGGACAACCGGGCTGGCGCGTCGGCTCAATCCCCACATCCACTACGTCGCCTGCCGATGGGACTACAACAAAACGCCGAAGCTGATGATGTTGCAGCAGGTGGCACTGGTCCGCGCGCCCAGCACCGGCATCGAGATGAAAGCCTTCCCGGCCGACTGGGGACCGAACCAAAACACGGGCCGCGTTGCCGACATCAGCCCCGGCCTGATGGAAGACCTCGGCATTCAAACCGACGACGAGGTGGAGGTGATCTTCCCGTACTAA
- a CDS encoding helix-turn-helix domain-containing protein — protein MSQGPVILRRAVFSHFEALRDAVQDAPIDIVQLGRGQMTGSLAHLSIGSLGISTGSFSRALRGRGLQSPYRWALGMVLDSPASFQHFEASPGDLVIVPPDQEIYARYYGGNNYGSMLIAPSELFEFIESQQPGASEAAVWRSSVSVISNDPAISAAFAEQFRIILAVLQEHGATMSAASADFYKRNILEMMTAPVLNGVSYRGPRLAQSAVKLVRDVERYLVDAGNRPIHISELSGVFNVSRRRLHRAFIDVLGVPPIAFLRRKRLGDVHEALLTAGPAATVRQVAIDHGFGELGRFAAAYRRLFGELPSQTFRHRILPMIIAALISVP, from the coding sequence ATGAGCCAAGGTCCGGTCATCCTGCGTCGTGCCGTTTTTTCCCATTTTGAGGCGCTGCGCGATGCAGTGCAGGATGCTCCGATAGACATCGTGCAGCTTGGTCGTGGCCAGATGACCGGATCGCTGGCACACCTGTCAATTGGCTCGCTCGGAATCTCGACCGGCTCCTTCTCGCGCGCTCTGCGGGGGCGCGGCCTCCAGAGCCCATACCGATGGGCGCTCGGCATGGTGCTCGACTCTCCAGCATCGTTCCAGCATTTCGAGGCTAGTCCTGGCGATCTTGTGATCGTCCCGCCTGACCAAGAAATCTATGCGCGGTACTATGGCGGCAACAATTACGGGTCGATGCTCATTGCACCAAGTGAGCTGTTTGAGTTTATCGAGAGCCAGCAGCCCGGTGCATCGGAAGCTGCAGTTTGGCGCAGCTCTGTCTCGGTGATCAGCAATGATCCCGCCATCTCTGCCGCCTTCGCCGAGCAATTTCGGATAATCTTGGCGGTGCTTCAGGAGCATGGCGCGACGATGTCAGCTGCATCTGCCGACTTCTACAAGCGCAACATTCTGGAGATGATGACAGCGCCAGTGCTCAATGGCGTTAGTTATCGAGGCCCGCGATTGGCGCAGTCGGCAGTGAAGCTGGTGCGCGATGTTGAACGCTATCTCGTTGATGCGGGTAACCGGCCCATCCATATCTCTGAACTGAGCGGCGTGTTCAATGTAAGTCGGCGTCGCCTGCATCGCGCATTCATCGATGTGCTCGGCGTTCCGCCGATCGCCTTCCTGCGCCGCAAGCGACTCGGCGATGTACACGAAGCGCTGTTGACGGCTGGGCCTGCTGCAACGGTCAGGCAGGTTGCAATCGATCACGGCTTTGGCGAACTCGGCAGGTTTGCTGCTGCGTATCGGCGGCTGTTCGGTGAGCTGCCGTCGCAGACCTTTCGGCATCGTATCCTGCCGATGATCATTGCGGCGCTCATCTCAGTCCCTTGA
- a CDS encoding MT-A70 family methyltransferase has translation MGRIAKHEPDPRALEAYGALREGVHLAGYSFERACSKLKWLLQEDRWCGVGTGFDDINAFLSSIRLDNLKPVAEQRKEIAKLIKEKQPKASNRQIAKTLGVRETTVRRDVAPNGAPAGKKPSNVSEAKASAAPNGAPAIAGAAAAKLIARREEGKQARLDRVAADEQRVLRLVPIAGKFRTLILDPAWDYDWLSVAGRAKPGYAMQTHEQLLQLDVRQWADEAGCHLYLWVTNNFMARGCELMAHWGFQHRVVITWIKGGAFGLGSYFRNSTEHVLFGTLGETTTRPAAASIPTHFTAPRPGEHSEKPEAFYDIVRAASYPPYGEANQREARPDFTNLFREEPIAEVAE, from the coding sequence ATGGGGCGCATCGCGAAACACGAACCCGATCCGCGCGCCCTTGAAGCCTACGGCGCTTTGCGCGAGGGCGTGCATCTGGCGGGCTACAGCTTCGAGCGCGCCTGCAGCAAGTTGAAATGGCTGCTGCAGGAGGATCGCTGGTGCGGCGTCGGCACCGGCTTCGATGACATCAACGCCTTCCTCTCCTCGATCCGGCTCGACAACCTGAAGCCCGTCGCCGAGCAGCGCAAAGAGATCGCGAAGCTGATCAAGGAAAAGCAGCCGAAGGCCTCGAACCGGCAGATCGCGAAGACGCTGGGCGTCCGCGAAACCACCGTGCGCCGGGACGTTGCGCCAAATGGCGCACCGGCTGGAAAAAAGCCGAGCAATGTCAGCGAAGCAAAGGCATCAGCTGCGCCAAATGGCGCACCCGCCATCGCCGGGGCCGCCGCCGCGAAGCTGATAGCGCGGCGCGAGGAAGGCAAGCAGGCCCGCCTCGACAGGGTCGCCGCCGACGAGCAGCGCGTGCTTCGGCTAGTGCCGATCGCGGGAAAGTTTCGCACGCTCATCCTCGATCCGGCATGGGACTACGACTGGCTGTCGGTCGCTGGCCGCGCCAAGCCCGGCTATGCGATGCAGACGCACGAGCAGCTGCTGCAGCTTGATGTCAGGCAATGGGCCGATGAGGCTGGCTGCCATCTCTACCTCTGGGTCACCAACAATTTCATGGCGCGCGGCTGCGAACTGATGGCGCACTGGGGATTCCAGCATCGCGTCGTCATCACGTGGATCAAGGGAGGCGCTTTCGGGCTCGGCTCCTATTTCCGCAACAGCACCGAGCACGTGCTGTTCGGCACGCTGGGCGAGACCACCACGCGGCCAGCGGCGGCCAGCATACCGACGCACTTCACCGCGCCGCGCCCAGGCGAACATTCGGAAAAGCCGGAGGCCTTCTACGACATCGTGCGCGCCGCATCGTACCCGCCCTATGGCGAGGCCAACCAGCGCGAAGCACGGCCTGACTTCACCAATCTGTTCCGCGAAGAGCCAATAGCGGAGGTCGCCGAATGA
- a CDS encoding site-specific integrase, translating into MTDEAMSPLRRRMIEDMTIRKLAPKTQQGYIRTIKDFAAFLGRSPDTASFEDVRRFQLHLAANGAHIPILNHTVAALRFFFKITLRRSDIIEHTTFLHEPRKLPVVLSPEEVARLLDAAPGLKYKAALSVAYGAGLRAAEVISLKIGDIDSKRMVIRVEQGKGRKDRYVMLSPHLLELLRAWWKTARPQGWLFPGRDRVQPMTTRQLNRVCHAAAQQAEIDKRVSLHTLRHSFATHLLEQNIDIRVIQVLLGHAKLDSTALYTRVATKTIRQVMSPLEHIARRVERAEPPA; encoded by the coding sequence ATGACCGACGAGGCCATGAGCCCGCTGCGGCGGCGCATGATCGAAGACATGACGATCCGCAAGTTAGCGCCAAAGACCCAACAAGGCTATATCCGCACCATCAAGGATTTTGCTGCTTTCCTTGGCCGATCGCCTGACACGGCGAGCTTCGAGGACGTCCGACGCTTTCAGTTGCACCTGGCAGCGAACGGCGCGCACATCCCCATTCTCAATCACACCGTGGCCGCGTTGCGGTTCTTCTTCAAGATCACGCTCAGGCGCTCCGACATCATCGAGCACACGACGTTCCTCCACGAGCCGCGCAAGCTGCCGGTGGTTCTCAGTCCCGAGGAGGTGGCGCGGCTGCTCGATGCCGCGCCGGGGCTCAAGTACAAGGCCGCGCTGAGCGTGGCCTACGGGGCGGGCCTGCGCGCCGCGGAGGTGATCTCGCTCAAGATCGGCGACATCGATAGCAAACGCATGGTCATTCGCGTCGAGCAAGGCAAAGGCCGCAAAGACCGCTACGTGATGCTGTCTCCGCATCTCCTCGAACTGCTGCGTGCCTGGTGGAAGACGGCGCGACCGCAGGGCTGGCTGTTTCCAGGGCGCGATCGTGTGCAGCCGATGACGACGCGCCAGCTCAATCGCGTCTGTCATGCTGCAGCCCAACAGGCCGAGATCGACAAGCGCGTCTCACTGCACACCTTGCGACACAGCTTCGCCACCCACCTGCTCGAACAGAACATCGATATCAGAGTGATCCAGGTGCTGCTCGGACACGCCAAGCTCGATAGCACGGCGCTCTATACGCGCGTCGCCACCAAGACGATTCGCCAGGTGATGAGCCCGCTGGAGCATATCGCCCGCAGGGTCGAGAGGGCCGAGCCGCCCGCTTAA
- a CDS encoding toprim domain-containing protein: protein MNAEQLAQALGAVRSGRQWKCCCVAHEDRSPSMIIFDGRESVQVRCMAGCEPEDIIGALRSRGLWSGASQFDQPRAEKSVSHETHSDRREHMLRTLARCIFDDAQPIRGTIAQKYFESRDLWSVACEIDDIRFHPRCPREKGEQAAVVIAMRSIHSHAVTAIQRIFLDRHGKKFGKGMMLGTCTGAAMQLQPKIGRTLHIAEGLETGLACIAMDRAPTWALGSAALIQTFPVIGDIDRLVIWADHDPLQKIGGIWCRPGHKAAGICMDRWLKADKQVEVETPKQEGWDEADVWSARCARL, encoded by the coding sequence ATGAATGCTGAACAGCTCGCCCAGGCGCTCGGCGCTGTACGATCCGGCAGGCAATGGAAGTGCTGCTGCGTGGCGCACGAGGATCGCTCGCCCTCGATGATCATCTTCGATGGCCGCGAGAGCGTGCAGGTCAGATGCATGGCGGGCTGCGAGCCCGAGGACATTATCGGCGCGCTGCGCTCGCGCGGATTATGGTCTGGCGCGAGCCAATTTGACCAGCCGCGAGCCGAAAAAAGCGTTTCACATGAAACACATAGCGATCGGCGCGAGCACATGCTGCGCACGCTGGCGCGCTGCATCTTCGATGATGCGCAGCCGATCCGGGGCACCATCGCGCAGAAATATTTCGAGAGCCGCGATCTCTGGTCGGTCGCATGCGAGATCGATGATATCCGCTTTCATCCGCGCTGCCCGCGCGAGAAAGGCGAGCAAGCTGCGGTCGTGATCGCGATGCGCTCGATCCACTCGCACGCGGTAACGGCCATCCAGCGGATTTTTCTGGACCGTCACGGCAAGAAGTTCGGCAAGGGCATGATGCTCGGCACCTGCACGGGCGCGGCGATGCAGCTGCAGCCGAAGATCGGCAGGACCTTGCATATCGCCGAAGGGCTGGAGACGGGGCTGGCCTGCATCGCGATGGATCGCGCGCCGACATGGGCGCTGGGCTCGGCGGCGCTGATCCAGACCTTCCCGGTGATCGGCGACATCGATCGGCTGGTGATCTGGGCCGATCATGATCCGCTGCAGAAGATCGGCGGCATCTGGTGCAGGCCCGGTCACAAGGCCGCTGGCATTTGCATGGACCGCTGGCTGAAGGCCGACAAGCAGGTCGAAGTCGAAACACCGAAGCAGGAAGGCTGGGACGAAGCCGATGTGTGGAGTGCCCGCTGTGCCCGACTTTGA
- a CDS encoding YqaJ viral recombinase family protein, whose amino-acid sequence MSSEFDYQIGRFTGSSANVVMQGSAAEWNKHYRIRAAIDPPEPQTWAMKAGSHMEPLILDWFASQTAYSITRRGEVVFHPEIADVCCKLDGYCAALDAVIEVKFLSPAWRRQEFLAAYYPQTMLQRLCTGASKAILLVAQGTNEPLDFEHEYDPDFAAELIKRAGIFLTCLRTLTPPFPMPPVVPREKWRTIDIIAEPTNWSGELLLYLQEYDITAAAAQSHDEAGKAARDLIPDDVGKCFAGAFLITRNRKGTLAITRRAA is encoded by the coding sequence ATGTCCTCCGAGTTCGACTACCAGATCGGCAGATTCACCGGCAGCAGCGCCAATGTGGTGATGCAAGGCAGTGCGGCCGAGTGGAATAAGCACTACCGCATCAGGGCCGCCATCGATCCGCCAGAGCCGCAGACCTGGGCAATGAAAGCGGGCTCGCATATGGAGCCGCTGATCCTCGACTGGTTCGCGTCACAAACCGCATATTCGATCACACGGCGCGGCGAAGTCGTCTTCCATCCCGAGATCGCCGACGTTTGCTGCAAGCTGGACGGGTATTGTGCCGCGCTCGACGCCGTCATCGAGGTAAAATTTCTCTCGCCAGCGTGGCGCAGACAAGAATTTCTCGCCGCGTACTATCCGCAGACGATGCTGCAGCGGCTCTGCACCGGAGCCAGCAAGGCGATCCTGCTGGTCGCGCAGGGCACCAACGAGCCGCTCGACTTCGAGCATGAGTACGACCCAGACTTTGCCGCCGAGCTGATCAAGCGCGCGGGCATCTTCCTGACCTGCCTGCGGACGCTGACGCCGCCGTTCCCGATGCCGCCTGTGGTGCCGAGAGAGAAGTGGCGCACGATCGACATCATCGCCGAGCCGACCAATTGGTCAGGCGAATTGCTGCTCTACCTGCAGGAATATGACATCACCGCTGCCGCAGCGCAGTCGCATGATGAAGCTGGCAAGGCGGCGCGCGATCTGATCCCCGATGATGTCGGAAAGTGTTTCGCTGGCGCGTTCCTGATCACCCGAAACCGCAAGGGCACCCTTGCCATCACCCGGAGGGCCGCATGA
- a CDS encoding IS91 family transposase: MPRPSLEVADIFRGHGPAWRRANAGHVSLGQLKVMSAIENCRTAALGGHVARCEDCAYTTIAYNSCRNRHCPKCQGAAAKEWLAAREADLLPVPYYHVVFTLPAAIADIAYQNKAVIYDLLFKASAETLTTIAADPKHLGARVGITSVLHTWGSAMTHHPHVHMIVPGGGVSLDGERWVACRPGFFLPVRVLSRLFRRLFLERLIAAHRAGHLTFFADHAALANAQAFAAYLAPLRRAEWVVYAKRPFGGPQAVLAYLSRYTHRVAISNRRLIAVDEHSVTFRWKDYRADRRDRQKVMTLATGEFIRRFLIHVLPQGFHRIRHYGLFASATRADNIAQARELLAVSKPEGQPTGAAVDHSKSTCPCCGGRMIIIEVFERGATPRYRPTSPTIVIRVDTS; encoded by the coding sequence GTGCCGCGCCCATCGCTGGAGGTCGCGGACATTTTCCGCGGCCACGGACCGGCATGGCGCCGGGCCAATGCCGGCCATGTCAGCCTCGGCCAACTCAAGGTGATGTCGGCGATCGAGAACTGCCGCACGGCGGCGCTCGGTGGTCATGTCGCGCGCTGCGAGGACTGCGCCTATACGACCATCGCGTACAACTCCTGTCGCAACCGGCATTGCCCGAAGTGCCAGGGGGCGGCGGCAAAGGAGTGGCTGGCGGCGCGCGAGGCCGATCTGCTGCCGGTGCCGTACTATCATGTCGTGTTCACACTGCCGGCGGCCATCGCCGATATCGCCTACCAGAACAAGGCCGTCATCTATGACCTGCTGTTCAAGGCCTCGGCCGAGACCCTGACCACGATCGCCGCCGACCCCAAGCACCTCGGCGCCCGCGTCGGCATCACCTCGGTTCTCCATACCTGGGGCTCGGCCATGACCCATCACCCGCACGTCCACATGATCGTGCCGGGCGGCGGCGTCTCGCTCGACGGCGAGCGCTGGGTGGCGTGCCGGCCCGGCTTCTTCCTGCCCGTGCGCGTGCTCTCGCGCCTGTTCCGCCGGTTGTTCCTGGAGAGGCTGATCGCGGCCCACAGAGCCGGCCACCTGACATTCTTCGCCGATCATGCGGCTCTCGCCAACGCGCAGGCGTTCGCGGCGTATCTGGCACCGCTACGCCGAGCCGAATGGGTGGTCTATGCCAAGCGCCCGTTCGGCGGGCCACAGGCCGTGCTGGCCTACCTGTCGCGCTACACCCACCGTGTCGCCATCTCGAACCGCCGTCTGATCGCGGTCGACGAGCACAGCGTCACCTTTCGATGGAAGGATTATCGCGCCGATCGTCGCGACCGCCAAAAGGTCATGACACTTGCTACCGGCGAGTTCATCCGCAGATTCCTCATCCATGTCCTGCCGCAAGGCTTCCACCGCATCCGCCACTACGGCCTGTTCGCCAGCGCCACGCGCGCCGATAACATCGCCCAAGCGCGCGAGCTGCTCGCCGTTTCAAAACCTGAAGGCCAGCCCACCGGTGCCGCCGTCGATCACAGCAAGTCGACTTGTCCATGCTGCGGCGGTCGCATGATCATCATCGAGGTCTTCGAGCGCGGTGCCACGCCACGGTATCGGCCAACAAGTCCAACGATCGTAATCAGGGTCGACACCTCATGA
- a CDS encoding LuxR C-terminal-related transcriptional regulator produces MTEADLAKVSSALARVAMAISEAQSVIDQLLRPTAVCSPPSDFQRRMITLTPREREVLGHVIKGRMNKQIAHDLGVVEKTVKVHRSRIMTKLAMRNVVELVRTAERFGL; encoded by the coding sequence ATGACCGAGGCTGATCTGGCGAAGGTCAGCAGCGCGCTGGCCAGAGTCGCTATGGCGATCAGCGAAGCACAGTCTGTCATCGATCAGCTGCTCAGGCCCACAGCTGTCTGCAGTCCGCCGTCTGACTTCCAACGCAGGATGATCACGCTGACGCCGCGCGAGCGCGAAGTGTTGGGCCATGTCATCAAGGGTCGGATGAACAAGCAAATCGCCCATGATCTCGGCGTCGTCGAAAAAACCGTCAAGGTCCATCGCTCGCGGATAATGACCAAGCTGGCCATGCGCAACGTTGTGGAGCTGGTTCGGACAGCAGAAAGGTTTGGCCTATGA
- a CDS encoding helix-turn-helix domain-containing protein yields MTRRLQPIWSFNEVVDVLGGPVAVGRLTGQTCAAVCNWRRYRGLFPSKYYFCMRAALADEGYFAPISLWGFYGTAETNKDQAA; encoded by the coding sequence ATGACGCGGCGTCTCCAACCGATCTGGTCCTTCAACGAAGTAGTCGATGTGCTCGGCGGCCCCGTCGCTGTCGGTCGCCTCACTGGACAGACCTGCGCCGCTGTCTGCAATTGGCGAAGGTATCGCGGACTCTTCCCGAGCAAATACTATTTCTGCATGCGCGCCGCGCTCGCGGACGAAGGCTACTTCGCGCCGATCTCTCTCTGGGGCTTCTACGGCACAGCCGAAACCAACAAGGATCAAGCCGCCTGA
- a CDS encoding MerR family DNA-binding protein, with product MNIETIRYYEKIKVLPVASRAENGRRIYGPMERRILAFVRRSRELGFSLDEVRALLRLGGPEKASCREVREIAEHHLDDIRAKINDLRKLERLLTRTVAQCTGTAAPECPVLDVLDVQRSK from the coding sequence GTGAACATCGAGACCATTCGCTACTATGAAAAAATCAAGGTGCTCCCCGTCGCCTCGCGCGCTGAGAACGGGCGCCGCATCTACGGTCCGATGGAACGGCGCATCCTCGCGTTCGTGCGGCGCTCGCGCGAGTTGGGATTCTCGCTGGACGAAGTGCGCGCCTTGCTGCGGCTCGGCGGCCCTGAAAAAGCCTCTTGCCGCGAAGTCCGGGAGATTGCCGAACATCACCTCGACGACATCCGCGCCAAGATCAATGACCTCCGCAAGCTTGAACGCTTGCTGACAAGAACCGTCGCCCAATGCACCGGCACCGCGGCGCCGGAGTGCCCGGTATTGGATGTCCTCGATGTCCAGCGCTCCAAGTAG